A genomic segment from Microcoleus sp. FACHB-672 encodes:
- a CDS encoding photosystem I reaction center protein subunit XI, with the protein MADPRDMEVVKPFNGDPFVGNLETPINSSAFSKAFIGNLPAYRKGISAIQRGLEIGLAHGYFLVGPWVVFGPLRDYKEAANLGGLISTLSLILIATAGMSLYGIVSFQQDSGYPGENPQAPNPLKTAEGWSQLTAGFFLGAVGGAFVAYFLLENFSGVDAIFRGLVNT; encoded by the coding sequence ATGGCAGATCCTAGAGATATGGAAGTGGTCAAGCCGTTTAATGGCGACCCATTTGTTGGTAATCTCGAAACTCCCATCAACTCTTCTGCTTTCAGTAAAGCTTTCATTGGTAATTTACCAGCCTACCGTAAAGGTATTTCTGCGATCCAACGGGGTCTGGAGATTGGGCTGGCTCACGGTTATTTCCTAGTAGGGCCGTGGGTTGTATTTGGGCCATTGCGCGATTACAAAGAGGCAGCCAATCTAGGCGGATTAATTTCAACCCTGAGTTTGATTTTAATCGCGACTGCTGGAATGTCCCTCTATGGCATCGTTTCTTTCCAACAGGACAGTGGCTATCCGGGCGAAAATCCTCAAGCTCCTAATCCTTTGAAAACTGCAGAAGGCTGGAGCCAGCTTACTGCCGGCTTCTTCTTGGGTGCTGTGGGTGGCGCGTTCGTTGCCTACTTCCTCCTAGAGAATTTCTCTGGTGTGGATGCGATTTTCCGAGGCTTGGTCAATACCTAG
- a CDS encoding TIGR02587 family membrane protein produces MDKKMRHRKRKNAWKNELDDLIRGVCGGFLFGIPLFYTMEVWWIGSVAEPVQRISSLAATFIGVLLLNRTAGFRKSNNVRIKDAAMDSVEAMALGLVCALLTLILLREITFETPWREILGKVVFEGMPFSIGVGLARSLLSGDRNQAQYDQNENSQSQNKPDPANFNPTVLDLSATLLGATFLAFNIAPTDEVPMLAAAISPPWLLAIIAASLLISYGIVFQAGFTSEDIRRQQKGPFQRPMSETITAYLVSLAAAALLLAFFHKLSFKDPWQLWLSHTLVLGLPATIGGAAGRLMV; encoded by the coding sequence ATGGACAAAAAAATGCGGCATCGCAAACGAAAAAATGCCTGGAAAAATGAATTGGATGATTTAATTCGGGGCGTTTGCGGTGGCTTTTTGTTTGGCATCCCGCTGTTCTATACAATGGAAGTTTGGTGGATCGGATCAGTTGCTGAACCTGTACAAAGAATCAGCAGTCTTGCTGCTACTTTTATCGGGGTTTTGTTGCTCAATCGCACCGCCGGCTTTCGTAAAAGTAACAATGTCCGCATCAAAGATGCAGCAATGGATAGCGTGGAAGCGATGGCACTGGGCCTTGTCTGCGCCTTATTAACCCTAATACTTTTGCGTGAAATTACTTTTGAAACACCCTGGCGTGAGATTCTGGGAAAAGTCGTCTTTGAAGGAATGCCATTTTCAATAGGAGTTGGGCTAGCGCGTTCATTGTTAAGCGGTGATCGCAACCAAGCTCAGTATGACCAAAATGAGAATTCCCAAAGCCAAAATAAACCAGATCCAGCTAATTTTAACCCAACTGTGCTAGACCTTAGTGCCACTTTACTAGGCGCAACTTTCTTGGCTTTTAACATTGCCCCAACTGACGAAGTTCCCATGCTAGCTGCGGCGATATCGCCTCCCTGGCTATTAGCAATTATAGCTGCATCACTGCTGATTTCTTATGGCATCGTGTTTCAAGCCGGCTTTACTTCTGAAGACATCCGTCGGCAGCAGAAAGGACCTTTTCAGCGACCGATGAGTGAAACAATTACAGCATATTTAGTCTCGCTTGCAGCAGCAGCATTGCTATTAGCTTTTTTCCACAAACTCAGCTTTAAAGATCCGTGGCAATTGTGGTTGAGTCACACATTAGTCCTCGGTTTACCGGCAACAATTGGTGGCGCGGCAGGAAGGTTAATGGTATGA
- a CDS encoding SGNH/GDSL hydrolase family protein, with protein MSDPCLLAIGLLTKKQMLDCAPPALPRTQLASPFKLSDTLEGVKATKTVPTVEISPLEFSKPALSLPALGLPPLPPATAFLPEDSAFQKPPTVLSETAIPLSQFASVTPEAPPDLMAFSSSRNQRPVSGPQLYRQRLAALNYGQTYTRLPSDSFRSSWANASEQPTYQDWIRLLAKEANALAKGQGGNSLAVLVGDSLSMWFPPEGLPAGRLWLNQGISGDTAGGILNRLDTLSQIRAGSIYIMAGINDLRRGESDEDLLWNSRQIVRRLRQEHPQAQVILQSLLPTRLAAIPSSRIRKLNEQLAEIAQQEGARYLDIYTFFTDEGGNLRRELTTDGLHLNPRGYGVWRWALQKAESWIALNRLP; from the coding sequence ATGAGCGATCCCTGTCTGCTGGCTATTGGGCTGTTAACCAAAAAACAAATGTTAGACTGCGCCCCACCGGCACTCCCCCGGACGCAGCTAGCAAGCCCATTTAAACTGTCGGACACCCTTGAGGGTGTAAAAGCAACAAAAACAGTCCCAACCGTTGAAATCAGCCCCCTGGAATTCAGCAAACCCGCCTTAAGTCTGCCGGCATTAGGGCTGCCGCCTTTGCCCCCAGCTACGGCCTTTTTACCCGAAGACTCGGCCTTTCAGAAACCCCCCACAGTGCTATCTGAGACGGCCATCCCCTTATCTCAGTTTGCCAGCGTCACTCCAGAAGCCCCCCCTGATTTGATGGCATTCTCTAGCAGCCGCAACCAGAGACCTGTATCCGGTCCTCAACTTTATCGCCAAAGGTTAGCAGCGCTTAACTACGGCCAGACTTACACACGGCTGCCAAGTGATAGCTTTAGGTCATCCTGGGCAAATGCCAGTGAGCAACCCACTTATCAAGATTGGATACGTCTTTTAGCAAAAGAAGCCAATGCCCTGGCAAAAGGACAAGGTGGCAATTCTCTAGCCGTCTTAGTGGGAGATTCACTGAGTATGTGGTTTCCCCCAGAAGGACTGCCAGCCGGTCGATTGTGGCTCAATCAAGGCATCTCTGGAGATACCGCCGGCGGCATTTTAAATCGGCTAGACACCCTCTCCCAAATCAGAGCCGGCAGCATTTACATCATGGCCGGCATCAACGACTTGCGCCGGGGAGAAAGCGATGAAGATCTACTCTGGAATTCCCGCCAGATTGTGCGTCGCCTGCGGCAGGAGCACCCCCAAGCGCAAGTCATCCTGCAATCCCTTCTTCCCACTCGGCTTGCAGCGATTCCCAGCAGCCGGATTCGTAAACTTAACGAGCAGTTAGCAGAGATTGCCCAACAAGAGGGTGCAAGGTACTTGGACATCTACACTTTCTTTACCGATGAGGGGGGAAATCTCCGCCGGGAATTAACCACAGACGGCTTGCATCTAAATCCACGTGGGTATGGAGTTTGGCGCTGGGCGCTGCAAAAAGCTGAATCGTGGATTGCACTAAATCGATTGCCCTGA
- a CDS encoding serine/threonine-protein kinase has translation MSYCVNPACPHPENPDNAPRCQACGEKLLLRDRYRVTQALGQGGFGATFIAQDISLPGQPTSVIKQLRPVASSERVLEMAKELFEREAKTLGKIGNHPQVPRLLDYFDTNDQFYLVQEYVSGATLKQEVKRSGPLTELGVRQFLTELLPVVQYLHDHRVIHRDIKPANIIRRTIDHKLVLIDFGAVKDQVSQTALMSTSDQTALTSFAIGTPGFAPPEQMALRPVYASDIYAVGVTCIYLLTGKSPNHLGYDPITGEIRWREYINVSSRLANVLEKMLEVSVRQRYQSANDVLRSLAVEFHRESLSQGMINQPKSSGILSDEHTDIESAGGVAGGSQVSRLAEAIRARKGRSGGTRVPAGETRNPGMVSKAAAAMAVDGKGGSSAKMKGPVKWDASGVKTSYAKGRRDFAACDLNLLDLSRTSLAEAVFHQASLVKTKFLASDLSSANFGRASLNQAILRDANLTKAYMSYANLEGADLRGADLSEAYLTHANLRGANLCGANLTGARVSDEQLAMAKTNWMTVRPNGKRGLF, from the coding sequence ATGAGCTACTGTGTAAATCCAGCCTGTCCCCATCCTGAAAACCCAGACAACGCTCCTCGGTGTCAAGCCTGTGGCGAAAAGTTGCTGCTGCGAGATCGCTATCGAGTGACTCAAGCTTTAGGCCAGGGTGGTTTTGGGGCGACTTTTATCGCCCAAGATATTTCTTTGCCCGGTCAGCCAACTTCTGTGATCAAGCAGCTTCGCCCGGTGGCCAGTTCTGAGCGGGTGCTGGAAATGGCGAAGGAGCTTTTTGAGCGAGAGGCTAAAACGCTTGGCAAAATTGGCAATCATCCCCAAGTGCCCCGTCTGCTAGATTATTTTGATACCAATGATCAGTTTTATTTAGTTCAGGAATATGTCAGTGGGGCGACTCTGAAGCAGGAAGTTAAGCGCAGTGGGCCTTTGACAGAACTTGGTGTCAGGCAGTTTCTCACTGAACTCCTGCCGGTGGTGCAATACCTCCACGATCATCGAGTGATTCACCGGGATATCAAGCCGGCTAATATTATTCGCCGCACAATCGACCACAAACTGGTTTTAATCGACTTTGGCGCGGTTAAAGACCAAGTGAGCCAAACAGCGCTGATGAGTACGTCAGATCAGACAGCTTTGACCTCTTTTGCAATTGGCACCCCCGGTTTCGCGCCGCCAGAACAGATGGCGTTACGCCCGGTTTATGCCAGTGATATCTATGCGGTGGGGGTGACTTGCATTTATTTGCTGACCGGAAAATCTCCTAATCACCTCGGCTACGATCCGATTACGGGTGAGATTCGCTGGCGGGAGTACATTAATGTGAGTTCGCGCTTGGCGAATGTGCTGGAGAAAATGCTGGAGGTGTCTGTACGCCAGCGTTACCAGTCTGCCAACGATGTCCTCAGATCGTTGGCGGTGGAGTTTCACCGGGAAAGCCTCTCTCAAGGCATGATCAATCAACCTAAGAGTAGTGGCATTCTCTCTGACGAGCATACGGATATCGAGTCTGCTGGGGGGGTGGCAGGGGGATCGCAAGTGTCTCGGTTAGCGGAGGCCATTCGGGCACGTAAAGGCCGATCAGGGGGAACTCGTGTGCCGGCTGGGGAAACCCGAAATCCGGGTATGGTTTCCAAAGCCGCTGCCGCAATGGCGGTCGATGGCAAAGGCGGTTCCAGCGCGAAGATGAAAGGGCCGGTTAAGTGGGACGCCAGTGGGGTAAAAACATCCTATGCTAAAGGCCGGCGAGATTTTGCTGCGTGCGATCTCAATCTTCTAGATTTGTCGCGAACGAGCTTAGCAGAAGCAGTTTTCCATCAGGCGAGTTTGGTAAAAACTAAGTTTTTGGCAAGTGATTTGTCTAGCGCTAACTTTGGCAGAGCGAGTTTAAATCAGGCAATTCTGCGCGATGCTAATTTGACGAAAGCTTATATGAGCTACGCCAATTTGGAAGGGGCGGATCTTAGAGGTGCGGATCTGAGTGAGGCTTATCTTACCCACGCAAATTTGCGAGGGGCAAATCTATGTGGGGCAAATCTTACGGGTGCTAGAGTGAGTGATGAGCAGTTAGCGATGGCAAAGACGAATTGGATGACAGTCAGGCCAAATGGGAAGCGAGGTTTGTTTTAA
- a CDS encoding photosystem I reaction center subunit VIII gives MTGAYAASYLPWILIPVVTWLLPAVVMGLLFIYIESEQ, from the coding sequence ATGACAGGTGCATACGCAGCTTCGTACCTGCCCTGGATTCTGATTCCTGTGGTTACCTGGCTGTTGCCTGCTGTAGTGATGGGTCTGCTGTTTATCTACATTGAAAGCGAACAGTAA
- a CDS encoding alkaline phosphatase D family protein, whose translation MVLLNFCDPEERPWPNPRLKTASIIGHTTTTSVRLWLRVQQPGDYCLVVAKNPIPTDGIPHIQREGKTEKFALMSENKIKEFDTQLIYPLNFVYNNDLTNVVDIKDLKPEFRYFYILFQPNKNQPWILGHEEPLSFRTFPENPTEVNFGLYSCHQPYNGQTTVSLKMWDKFYQELLDANAQFVLAGGDQVYVDGSKELSIWKWLKNVKKHKPSRNDMVSWYRDIYQGYWGLPEVRRIFQNFTTYMIWDDHEIVDGWGSYTPEELAAKLDVSWELRNFKENINLAHEMFSAAKQVYREYEHSHNPHTDPNVDQFDYEFSCGISHFYVLDMRGHHDFNRQKLRLLGAEQWQRFETWLNAQYDSSARVLFILSPVPLAHFKSFVVNTFDLPYFKYTDDFRDHWDHDSNWSERNQLLEKVFQFSQETKRPVVFLSGDVHMGAVFKISHQKFPSARVFQLTSSGIAYASMREFGRHLLEKLVQKKGDLGDHRENIPYQVENLYICRHNNFGIVRVKEMNNGELSIIYELFYSSKQAEGIIQMQRIELNQIS comes from the coding sequence TTGGTACTGTTAAATTTCTGTGACCCTGAAGAAAGACCTTGGCCGAATCCGCGTTTAAAAACTGCTAGCATCATTGGCCATACCACCACGACAAGCGTCCGCCTCTGGCTGCGAGTGCAACAGCCTGGGGATTATTGCTTAGTAGTAGCTAAAAATCCTATTCCAACAGATGGAATCCCACACATTCAGCGTGAGGGGAAAACAGAGAAATTCGCATTAATGAGCGAGAATAAAATAAAAGAATTTGACACACAATTAATTTATCCACTCAATTTTGTTTATAACAATGATTTGACAAATGTGGTAGATATTAAAGATTTAAAACCAGAATTTCGATATTTTTATATTTTATTTCAACCGAACAAGAACCAGCCTTGGATATTAGGGCATGAAGAACCGCTTTCTTTTCGGACATTTCCAGAAAATCCTACAGAAGTGAATTTTGGACTGTACAGTTGCCACCAGCCTTATAATGGGCAAACTACAGTCAGCTTAAAAATGTGGGATAAATTTTATCAAGAATTGTTGGACGCTAATGCCCAGTTTGTCCTCGCCGGCGGCGATCAGGTGTATGTAGATGGAAGTAAAGAATTAAGTATTTGGAAGTGGCTCAAAAATGTCAAAAAGCACAAGCCTTCCCGGAATGACATGGTTTCTTGGTATCGGGACATTTACCAAGGTTATTGGGGTTTACCTGAAGTGCGCCGGATTTTTCAAAATTTTACCACTTACATGATTTGGGACGATCATGAAATTGTCGATGGTTGGGGTTCTTACACGCCAGAAGAACTGGCTGCCAAGCTAGATGTTTCTTGGGAATTGAGAAACTTTAAAGAAAATATAAACTTGGCTCATGAAATGTTCTCGGCTGCCAAGCAAGTTTATCGGGAATATGAACATTCTCACAACCCACATACAGACCCTAATGTGGATCAATTTGATTATGAATTTAGTTGTGGAATTTCCCATTTTTATGTGCTGGATATGCGAGGGCACCACGATTTTAACCGGCAGAAATTGCGATTGCTGGGGGCTGAACAATGGCAGCGCTTTGAAACTTGGTTAAACGCTCAGTATGATTCGAGTGCACGAGTTTTGTTTATTCTATCGCCAGTGCCGTTAGCTCACTTCAAAAGCTTTGTTGTCAATACCTTCGATCTTCCTTATTTTAAATACACCGACGATTTCCGAGATCACTGGGATCACGACTCCAACTGGTCAGAACGCAATCAATTACTCGAAAAAGTCTTTCAGTTTTCGCAAGAAACAAAGCGACCTGTCGTTTTTCTCAGTGGCGATGTTCACATGGGCGCAGTTTTTAAAATTTCCCATCAAAAATTCCCTTCAGCTAGAGTGTTTCAGCTTACATCTAGTGGCATTGCTTATGCTTCGATGAGGGAATTTGGTCGTCACCTTTTAGAAAAGTTGGTTCAAAAAAAAGGCGACCTTGGCGATCACCGAGAAAACATTCCCTACCAGGTAGAAAATTTATATATTTGCCGGCATAATAATTTTGGCATTGTTCGCGTCAAAGAAATGAATAATGGAGAATTATCCATTATTTACGAGCTATTTTATAGCAGCAAGCAAGCAGAGGGAATCATACAAATGCAACGAATTGAGCTAAATCAAATTTCTTAA
- the psaB gene encoding photosystem I core protein PsaB — MATKFPKFSQDLAQDPTTRRLWYGIATAHDFESHDGMTEENLYQKIFASHFGHLAIIFLWTSSLLFHVAWQGNFPQWIKDPLNVRPIAHAIWDPQFGAPAVEAFTQAGASNPVNIAYSGVYHWWYTIGMRTNNDLYQGAVFLLLLSAVFLFAGWLHLQPKYRPSLAWFKNAESRLNHHLAGLFGVSSLAWTGHLVHVAIPEARGQHVGWDNFLTTLPHPAGLGPFFSGNWGVYAQNPDTAGHLFGTSQGAGSAILTFLGGFHPQTQSLWLTDIAHHHLAIAVIFIIAGHMYRTNFGIGHSIRDILNTHRPPEGTPFGGRLGDGHKGLYDTYNESLHFQLGIHLGALGVVTSLVAQHMYSLPPYAFMGQDFTTQAALYTHHQYIAGFLMLGAFAHGGIFWVRDYDPAANKNNVLDRVLRHKEAIISHLSWVSLFLGFHTLGLYVHNDVVVAFGTPEKQILIEPVFAQWVQAAQGKALYGFDVLLSNPDSLATTAWPNYGNVWLPGWLDAINSGTNSLFLTIGPGDFLVHHAFALGLHTTTLILVKGALDARGTKLMPDKKDFGYAFPCDGPGRGGTCDTSAWDAFFLATFWMLNTIGWVTFYFHWKHLGIWQGNVAQFNESSTYLMGWLRDYLWLYSAQTINGYTPYGMNNLSVWSWMFLFGHLVWATGFMFLISWRGYWQELIETLVWAHERTPLANLVRWKDKPVAMSIIQGRLVGLAHFTVGYVLTYAAFLIASTAGKFG; from the coding sequence ATGGCAACAAAATTTCCAAAATTTAGCCAAGACCTGGCGCAAGACCCAACAACACGCAGGCTATGGTACGGAATCGCCACAGCCCACGACTTTGAAAGCCACGACGGCATGACAGAGGAGAATCTTTACCAAAAGATATTCGCCTCACACTTCGGTCACCTGGCAATCATCTTCCTGTGGACTTCAAGTCTGCTATTCCACGTAGCATGGCAAGGCAACTTTCCCCAGTGGATAAAAGACCCCCTAAACGTGCGGCCAATCGCCCACGCAATCTGGGACCCACAATTCGGAGCACCGGCAGTCGAAGCATTCACCCAAGCCGGGGCATCAAACCCAGTGAACATCGCCTATAGCGGCGTATACCACTGGTGGTACACAATCGGGATGCGCACCAACAACGACCTGTATCAAGGGGCAGTATTCCTACTGCTGCTGTCAGCCGTATTCCTGTTCGCAGGCTGGCTGCACCTGCAACCCAAATACAGACCATCCCTAGCCTGGTTCAAAAACGCAGAATCGCGACTGAACCACCACCTAGCCGGATTGTTTGGCGTCTCATCCCTAGCCTGGACAGGACACCTCGTCCACGTCGCCATCCCCGAAGCTCGGGGACAGCACGTAGGCTGGGACAACTTCCTGACCACCCTGCCCCACCCAGCAGGACTCGGGCCATTCTTTAGCGGCAACTGGGGCGTATACGCCCAAAACCCAGACACAGCAGGACACCTATTCGGAACCTCCCAAGGAGCCGGCAGCGCCATCCTGACATTCCTGGGCGGATTCCACCCGCAAACACAATCCCTGTGGCTGACCGACATCGCCCATCACCACCTGGCGATCGCAGTGATATTCATCATTGCCGGTCATATGTACCGCACCAACTTTGGGATTGGCCACAGCATCCGTGACATCCTCAACACCCACCGGCCCCCAGAAGGCACCCCCTTCGGTGGACGGTTAGGAGACGGGCACAAAGGGCTGTACGACACCTACAACGAATCGTTGCACTTCCAGTTAGGCATCCACCTCGGAGCCTTAGGCGTCGTCACCTCCTTAGTTGCGCAGCACATGTACAGTCTGCCGCCCTACGCATTCATGGGCCAAGACTTCACCACCCAAGCCGCCCTGTACACCCACCACCAGTACATCGCCGGCTTCCTGATGCTAGGAGCCTTCGCCCACGGCGGAATCTTCTGGGTGCGGGACTACGACCCAGCAGCCAACAAAAACAACGTCCTCGACCGCGTCCTGCGGCACAAAGAAGCGATCATCTCCCACCTATCCTGGGTCTCGCTATTCCTGGGCTTCCATACCCTAGGCTTATACGTCCATAACGACGTTGTTGTTGCCTTCGGCACCCCAGAAAAGCAAATCCTGATAGAGCCGGTGTTCGCCCAATGGGTACAAGCAGCCCAAGGCAAAGCCCTCTACGGCTTCGACGTGCTGCTCTCCAACCCAGACAGCCTCGCCACCACCGCTTGGCCCAACTACGGCAACGTGTGGTTACCCGGCTGGCTGGATGCGATTAACAGTGGCACCAACTCCCTGTTCCTCACGATTGGCCCTGGAGACTTCCTCGTCCACCACGCCTTCGCCCTCGGTTTGCACACCACGACCTTGATTCTCGTCAAGGGCGCATTGGATGCACGAGGCACCAAGCTGATGCCGGACAAAAAAGACTTCGGCTACGCCTTCCCTTGCGACGGACCCGGACGCGGCGGCACCTGCGACACCTCAGCCTGGGACGCTTTCTTCCTGGCAACGTTCTGGATGCTCAATACCATTGGCTGGGTAACTTTTTACTTCCACTGGAAGCATCTAGGAATCTGGCAAGGAAATGTGGCTCAGTTTAACGAGTCCTCAACGTACCTGATGGGTTGGCTGCGTGACTATCTGTGGCTGTATTCAGCTCAGACGATCAACGGCTACACCCCTTATGGGATGAATAATCTGTCGGTCTGGTCTTGGATGTTCCTGTTCGGCCACTTAGTGTGGGCGACCGGCTTTATGTTCTTGATTAGCTGGCGCGGTTATTGGCAAGAGTTGATTGAAACCCTGGTGTGGGCACATGAACGCACACCGTTGGCGAACTTGGTTCGCTGGAAGGATAAGCCGGTGGCTATGAGTATCATTCAAGGTCGTCTGGTCGGCTTGGCTCACTTTACAGTGGGTTATGTCCTGACGTATGCGGCGTTCTTGATTGCTTCGACTGCTGGTAAGTTCGGTTGA
- the pheT gene encoding phenylalanine--tRNA ligase subunit beta — MRISLNWLRELVDITLSPEELAQMLTLAGFEVEDIEDRRTWADGVVVGKIIDCQPHPNADKLRVCQVDVGASGDPLNIVCGAPNARVDLYVPVATIGTYLPTIDLKIKPAKLRGVPSQGMICSLAELGLAKESAGIHIFAEGLKLGSDVRPLLGLDDVILDLTATANRADALSMVGIAREVAALTGTSLRLPAAGSQEIGGTAANSAARFSMDTSLQGCPIYIGTVIEGVKIAPSPEWLQRRLQAAGVRPINNVVDVTNYILQEWGQPLHAFDRERLQAVAGSEDLTIGVRFAKTGETLKTLDGQARTLQEQNLLITANDKPVALAGIMGGEETEVHDGTQNLILEAAIFEPVAIRRSARSQGLRTEASTRYERGVNQAELATACQRAVQLLAELAQGVPVAQETAGSQADRSVFTRSIELRLDRVNQLLGAIKQGDATGELQPAEMERTLTALGCSVTPTEQERVWKVTVPAYRYRDLEREIDLIEEIARLYGYNNFCETLPSKTAAGVLPVEQKLNRQVRAAFRGAGLTELMHYSLVRTEGDNQVVLSNPLFVEYSALRTEMLSGLIDAFQYNLEQGNGPLNGFEIGRIFWKEGDALKETDAIAGIIGGDPTEGRWARSGREQPLSWFEAKGLLESVFERLNLAVECKADSSDERLHPGRTASLWLRGSRLGTFGQLHPQLRQERGLPDEVYLFQLDWGVLLASLSHEAIARRFRPYSTFPAAGRDIAFFAPANVSVAEIEGAIAKAAGGLLESVELFDEYRGENVPAGQRSLALRLIYRGSDRTLTDEDVEPVQQKVRDALVKNFSVSLRS; from the coding sequence ATGCGTATCTCTCTGAACTGGCTGCGGGAATTGGTGGACATTACACTCTCTCCAGAAGAGTTGGCCCAAATGCTGACACTGGCTGGATTTGAGGTAGAAGACATCGAAGATCGGCGCACTTGGGCCGATGGCGTCGTGGTCGGGAAAATCATCGATTGTCAACCCCATCCGAACGCCGATAAACTGCGGGTGTGTCAAGTCGATGTTGGGGCTTCTGGCGACCCTTTGAACATTGTTTGCGGTGCACCCAACGCCCGTGTTGATCTCTATGTGCCGGTGGCGACGATTGGCACTTACCTGCCGACGATTGATTTGAAAATTAAGCCGGCCAAATTGCGGGGCGTCCCCTCTCAAGGCATGATTTGCTCATTAGCCGAACTGGGACTCGCCAAAGAATCTGCCGGCATTCATATTTTTGCAGAGGGCTTAAAACTAGGCAGCGACGTTCGCCCTCTGCTCGGTCTAGATGATGTAATTTTAGATTTGACAGCAACCGCAAATCGTGCCGATGCCCTAAGTATGGTGGGCATTGCGCGAGAAGTGGCAGCGCTCACCGGCACCTCGTTGCGACTGCCGGCAGCCGGATCACAGGAGATCGGGGGAACCGCAGCGAATTCGGCTGCACGCTTCTCAATGGACACGTCATTGCAAGGTTGCCCCATTTACATCGGCACCGTCATCGAAGGCGTTAAAATTGCCCCCTCTCCGGAATGGTTGCAACGACGTTTGCAAGCAGCCGGCGTGCGACCAATTAACAATGTGGTGGATGTCACTAACTACATTTTGCAGGAATGGGGTCAGCCGCTGCACGCCTTTGACCGGGAACGCTTGCAAGCCGTTGCCGGCAGTGAGGATTTGACCATTGGCGTGCGTTTTGCCAAAACCGGCGAAACCCTGAAAACTTTGGACGGACAAGCCCGCACCCTGCAAGAACAAAACCTTTTAATTACTGCCAACGATAAGCCGGTAGCGCTGGCCGGCATCATGGGTGGCGAGGAAACCGAAGTTCATGACGGCACCCAAAACTTGATCCTCGAAGCCGCCATCTTCGAGCCGGTGGCCATTCGCCGGTCTGCCCGTAGCCAAGGGTTGCGAACCGAAGCCTCTACTCGATATGAACGAGGCGTGAACCAGGCAGAATTGGCAACCGCCTGCCAGCGTGCGGTGCAGTTGCTTGCAGAACTCGCACAAGGCGTGCCGGTGGCTCAGGAAACCGCCGGCAGCCAAGCGGACAGGTCAGTATTCACTCGCTCTATAGAACTGCGTCTAGACCGCGTTAATCAGCTTTTAGGCGCGATTAAACAGGGAGACGCAACGGGTGAGTTGCAACCGGCAGAAATGGAACGCACTCTCACCGCGTTAGGATGCAGTGTCACTCCCACAGAACAAGAGCGGGTTTGGAAAGTAACCGTGCCGGCTTACCGCTACCGGGATTTAGAGCGGGAAATTGACTTAATTGAAGAAATCGCCCGTCTCTACGGCTACAACAACTTCTGCGAAACCTTGCCGAGTAAAACGGCTGCGGGGGTGCTGCCGGTGGAACAAAAGCTCAATCGGCAAGTGAGAGCGGCTTTTCGGGGTGCCGGTTTGACAGAATTGATGCACTACTCCCTCGTCCGCACTGAAGGAGACAATCAGGTGGTGCTTTCTAACCCGCTATTTGTTGAGTATTCAGCGTTGCGGACAGAAATGTTATCTGGACTCATTGACGCTTTTCAGTACAATCTTGAACAGGGAAATGGCCCCTTAAACGGGTTTGAAATAGGCCGAATTTTCTGGAAAGAAGGGGATGCTTTAAAAGAGACGGATGCGATCGCAGGAATTATCGGTGGAGATCCAACCGAAGGCCGGTGGGCGCGAAGTGGGCGCGAACAGCCGCTAAGCTGGTTTGAAGCCAAAGGCTTATTAGAAAGCGTGTTTGAGCGCTTAAATCTCGCGGTGGAATGCAAAGCCGATAGCAGTGATGAGCGTCTGCATCCGGGACGCACAGCTTCCTTGTGGTTGCGGGGAAGCCGGCTGGGTACGTTCGGCCAACTGCATCCCCAACTCCGGCAAGAACGGGGGTTACCTGATGAGGTTTACCTGTTCCAGTTAGATTGGGGAGTGCTTTTAGCTTCCCTCTCCCACGAGGCGATCGCGCGCCGGTTCCGTCCCTATTCCACTTTCCCGGCTGCCGGTCGAGATATTGCTTTCTTCGCACCGGCAAATGTCTCGGTGGCTGAAATTGAAGGGGCGATCGCAAAGGCTGCTGGTGGCTTGCTGGAATCTGTGGAATTGTTTGATGAATATCGGGGTGAAAATGTGCCGGCAGGACAGCGAAGTTTAGCGTTGCGGTTAATTTATCGCGGGAGCGATCGCACCTTAACCGATGAAGATGTAGAGCCGGTGCAGCAAAAAGTGCGCGATGCTTTAGTGAAAAACTTCTCTGTCAGCCTGAGAAGTTAA